The sequence TTCCGCCGAACTTTTTGCAGACCGGTTCGCGACAGCGCTTTCCAAGTTGCAGTCCGACCCCTCTAACGCAAGCCTGTACAAGACCGTCACCGCAAACGACGGCGACGACCTGTTCAAGCTGTTAAAGCGTACCTACGGCGCCGGAGTCCAAGGACTCCCCCGCTTTTACGTGCTTTCGGCCCTGCAATCCGTAAACGCCGGAGTCATGCTAGAGCACTTGAACGCAGGCGACAAAGTCCGCGTTCCTAAGCTCTAGGGGGTATTGACATTTTAAAGGAGAGAACATGAAAAAGATCTATTTATTGTCCCTACTGTTGGCCCTATTCGCTTGTTCCAATGAAGACACCATGGTACAAAAAGTAGACCTCGGGCAAGACTCACCCAACGACCAGGAGATTTCGTCATCTTCCGAAACAGCTATAGAATCGTCATCCTCCAGGGAGGCTTCGACAATCGAGTCATCTTCTGACGCTCTCCCTGAATCTTCGTCGAAAGAACCGGAATCTTCATCCGAAGCACCGGAGTCCTCTGCAGCCGAGGCACCGGAATCTTCTAGCAGCGAACGCGTCGTTATCAATTTCGATTCACTGCCAAGCTTTGTTGATGCAAGAGATTCTCAGTCTTACAAGTACATCACCATTGGCGAGCAAGTCTGGATGGCCGAAAATTTGCGCTACCGCAAGGGATTCGATTCGTTGAACCATATCAACGACTGGTGCTACAACAACCATGACGACAGATGTGCCGATTACGGAGCCCTCTATACTTGGAGTGGCGCCATGAACGTAGACGAGAAATACAACACTGAACGCCTTTGGCGCAAGCGGCCAGACGCCCCTGTTCAAGGGATTTGTCCCGAAGGTTGGCACCTGCCCACCACAAAAGATTTCGAGGTCCTGCAAAAATTAAGTGGCAACACGAATGCCTACGAAAAACTGCGCGCCCCCTATAGTTGGGAAAACGGTACCGTAGGCACAAACGAGGTAGGATTTTTCGCCGTCGGTTCAGGATATTTAGAGCACCGCACCCCCACTTTTACCGACAGTCTGAACATCACAGGTTTCTGGGCCGCTAGCGACATTTCCTACGAAACGGCCGATGTCTTTGCAATTATCACACGAGTCATGTACCGTTCACCCACCAAGGACAAGCGAAACGGATACTCAGTCCGCTGCATTAAGGGCGAAGGCGAAGTTCTCGACAGCAGCAACATCTATCACAAGCCCCTCTGGGACGATATGAAAGAGCGGATTGATTACGGTCTGTTAATCGACGAACGAGACAATCATTTCTACAGAACCGTTAAAATCGGCGAACAGACCTGGATGGCAGAAAACCTGAACTACGACGGAAATTTCGGCGGATACTGCCAAGACGACTTAGAAGAAAACTGCGACCTGTACGGAAGGCAATACTATTTCACGCAATTACTCGAAATAAGCAAGCCGACAGTCACGGTACACTATTACGGCGTCAATTTGCCCGCACAGGGCGTTTGTCCCAATGGTTGGCATATTCCTGACTCCACGGAATGGAATACCTTGATCGCATTTGCAAAAAGCGCCCGCGGGAACGAATTCCCCCATAATTTGGTTGCTAGGAAATCGTTCAGACGTAT comes from Fibrobacter sp. UWB15 and encodes:
- a CDS encoding FISUMP domain-containing protein; protein product: MKKIYLLSLLLALFACSNEDTMVQKVDLGQDSPNDQEISSSSETAIESSSSREASTIESSSDALPESSSKEPESSSEAPESSAAEAPESSSSERVVINFDSLPSFVDARDSQSYKYITIGEQVWMAENLRYRKGFDSLNHINDWCYNNHDDRCADYGALYTWSGAMNVDEKYNTERLWRKRPDAPVQGICPEGWHLPTTKDFEVLQKLSGNTNAYEKLRAPYSWENGTVGTNEVGFFAVGSGYLEHRTPTFTDSLNITGFWAASDISYETADVFAIITRVMYRSPTKDKRNGYSVRCIKGEGEVLDSSNIYHKPLWDDMKERIDYGLLIDERDNHFYRTVKIGEQTWMAENLNYDGNFGGYCQDDLEENCDLYGRQYYFTQLLEISKPTVTVHYYGVNLPAQGVCPNGWHIPDSTEWNTLIAFAKSARGNEFPHNLVARKSFRRINGAQDSVSFWGYDTYGFSIFPYYKAKYYSTGEFGIGAVFASSIQYSGSISGYHSYQFWATPISEETGVTFEAIGRSVKDFDAHVRCIKN